Proteins encoded within one genomic window of Sphingomonas sp. KRR8:
- a CDS encoding protein-L-isoaspartate O-methyltransferase, which produces MDYAHARRAMVDNQLRPQAVTDPLVIAAMASVPREQFVPAAMQPVAYVDRTLDLGDGKWLAPPATVGRMLTEIEARPGERALVIGTAPAYVAAVLAQMGLSTNLLADGNLADGLAGGGPYDIIILDGLVEFVPDAIIAQLRDGGRLGTCLIENGVPRLVVGRRSGAGFGTRSIADAAAGPIPGFERPRAFVF; this is translated from the coding sequence ATGGACTACGCACACGCCCGCCGCGCCATGGTGGACAATCAGCTTCGCCCGCAGGCGGTGACCGACCCACTGGTGATCGCCGCCATGGCGAGTGTCCCGCGCGAGCAGTTCGTTCCCGCGGCGATGCAGCCGGTCGCTTACGTCGACCGGACGCTCGACCTCGGCGACGGCAAGTGGCTCGCTCCGCCAGCGACGGTGGGGCGGATGCTGACCGAGATTGAAGCACGTCCGGGAGAGCGGGCGCTCGTGATCGGAACAGCGCCGGCCTATGTCGCCGCGGTGCTTGCACAAATGGGATTGAGCACCAACCTTCTCGCCGACGGCAATCTTGCCGACGGCCTCGCAGGTGGCGGACCCTATGACATCATCATCCTCGACGGGCTGGTCGAGTTCGTGCCTGACGCCATCATTGCCCAGCTGCGCGATGGAGGTCGGCTCGGCACCTGCCTGATCGAGAATGGCGTACCACGGCTGGTTGTCGGTCGCCGATCGGGCGCGGGTTTTGGAACCCGCTCGATCGCCGACGCCGCGGCCGGCCCGATCCCCGGGTTCGAACGTCCCCGCGCTTTCGTTTTCTAG
- a CDS encoding amidase — protein MRPTSIVDAAAMIAEGRLTAETVVQDSVAAAQRHASLNAIAEMDAEGSILLARERDRETAAGIIRGPLHGIPVTVKDLFEVPGFGTRAGTRANLPPLQPSTAVRRLQEAGAIVIAKTNMHEVALGLTGENEWTGDVCNPHDPERQAGGSSSGSAVAVSVGIGLGSLGTDTGGSIRVPAAQCGVVGFKPTHGLVPLDGALPLSLTCDHAGPITTCMADARLLTSILAGRELPSSEVHRPRLGIPETYLAGRLSKSMRLAFERLIERLRFAGADVIAVEVPDLELTATAYTPLVRAEAAHVHRAALAAGPEGFSKTVRTALEAGSRMPLAAYLDARELRTRVIEGLRRAFDESMVDALLLPTTPFPPLRRAETEVLLEGGLVPYRDAQLALTAPSSLAGVPVAAIPFGQLEGLPVGCQLVTSWHKDARALDLATWAEEALAYH, from the coding sequence ATGAGGCCAACTTCCATCGTCGATGCCGCTGCGATGATCGCGGAAGGGCGCTTGACCGCGGAGACTGTCGTCCAGGACTCCGTGGCTGCTGCCCAGAGGCATGCCAGCTTGAACGCGATCGCGGAGATGGACGCTGAGGGATCGATTCTGTTGGCCCGTGAGCGCGACAGGGAGACGGCAGCGGGCATTATTCGGGGGCCACTCCACGGCATTCCGGTCACCGTGAAAGACCTGTTCGAGGTACCGGGGTTCGGGACGAGAGCCGGCACACGCGCCAACCTTCCACCTCTTCAGCCATCCACCGCGGTTCGCCGCCTGCAGGAAGCCGGCGCGATCGTCATCGCCAAGACCAACATGCACGAGGTCGCGCTCGGCCTCACCGGCGAGAACGAGTGGACCGGCGACGTCTGCAACCCACACGATCCAGAGCGACAGGCGGGCGGCTCGTCGAGTGGATCCGCCGTGGCGGTCTCCGTCGGCATCGGCCTGGGCTCACTCGGGACCGACACTGGCGGCTCAATCCGTGTTCCGGCTGCCCAGTGCGGTGTGGTGGGCTTCAAACCGACCCACGGCCTCGTGCCACTTGATGGGGCCCTACCTTTGTCACTTACCTGCGACCATGCTGGGCCGATCACGACCTGCATGGCTGACGCCCGCCTGCTCACGTCCATCCTGGCGGGACGCGAGCTGCCAAGCAGCGAGGTCCACCGGCCGAGGCTCGGCATCCCAGAAACTTATCTCGCTGGACGCCTCAGCAAGTCCATGCGCCTCGCTTTCGAGCGCTTGATCGAACGTCTGAGGTTTGCTGGTGCCGACGTCATTGCGGTTGAGGTGCCCGACCTGGAGCTCACTGCCACCGCTTACACACCGCTCGTGAGAGCCGAAGCGGCGCATGTTCATCGCGCTGCCTTGGCCGCCGGCCCGGAAGGTTTCTCGAAGACCGTCAGGACGGCGCTTGAGGCCGGTTCGAGGATGCCGCTGGCCGCCTATCTCGACGCACGCGAGCTTCGGACCCGGGTGATCGAGGGGCTCCGGCGTGCTTTCGACGAGAGCATGGTCGATGCTCTCCTGCTGCCGACGACGCCATTTCCGCCGCTCCGCCGTGCGGAGACTGAAGTCCTGCTGGAAGGCGGGCTCGTGCCCTATCGTGACGCCCAGCTTGCGTTGACCGCGCCGTCTAGCCTGGCGGGTGTGCCCGTGGCCGCCATTCCATTCGGGCAGTTAGAGGGGCTGCCGGTCGGATGTCAGCTGGTGACGTCCTGGCACAAGGATGCGCGAGCACTGGACCTGGCGACGTGGGCGGAAGAAGCGCTTGCTTACCACTGA
- a CDS encoding TetR/AcrR family transcriptional regulator — protein MQQQATTKKRAEVRRERLVRAATEQFHRHGVSATALADVARAAAVPPGNMFYYFRTKDSLARAVVDELVERVEAMLTEIEGRTAAPSERLRTLLDRAAGRGEAYAALGCPLAGIARDLRQLDDDPERAGRPLQRLTSWVEKQLSKAGDLAAKRHAVFVVAALQGAFVLAHAAADPSIVAEVRRCLDEWLEASDKPLLAEVR, from the coding sequence ATGCAGCAACAAGCGACAACGAAGAAACGCGCGGAGGTCCGGCGCGAGCGGCTGGTCAGGGCGGCCACCGAGCAGTTCCATCGTCATGGCGTGAGCGCCACGGCGCTGGCCGATGTGGCGCGGGCGGCCGCCGTGCCGCCTGGCAACATGTTCTATTACTTCCGCACCAAGGACTCCCTGGCAAGGGCGGTCGTTGACGAGCTGGTTGAGCGCGTCGAGGCCATGCTCACCGAGATCGAGGGGCGCACCGCCGCTCCATCCGAGCGTTTGCGGACCCTGCTCGATCGTGCGGCCGGGCGCGGCGAAGCTTATGCGGCGCTGGGTTGTCCACTGGCGGGTATTGCGCGTGATCTTCGGCAACTCGACGACGATCCCGAGCGTGCTGGCAGGCCGTTGCAGCGGCTCACGTCGTGGGTGGAGAAGCAATTGTCGAAAGCCGGGGACCTGGCCGCCAAGCGCCACGCCGTATTCGTTGTTGCAGCGCTGCAGGGCGCCTTCGTCCTTGCTCATGCCGCGGCCGACCCATCGATTGTCGCCGAGGTGCGCCGCTGCCTCGACGAATGGCTCGAAGCCTCCGACAAGCCATTGCTGGCGGAGGTGAGATGA
- a CDS encoding cytochrome b/b6 domain-containing protein codes for MLDSAGPALPASPSDDAPVAEPRGGDLVKRHRLSTRIWHWVNAVTLLVMLMSGLMIFNAHPRLYWGQYGANFDKAWFEIGSAGERGFARLGPLKVETTGVLGVWKAPNGSVQHRAFPHWATIPSSYSLADARIWHLAFAWVLSLGLAAFMIISLVNRHFQKDLRIREAEIRPAHIWHDITEHARLRFPTGAAALRYNILQKLSYAGVIFVLLPLIIFTGMTMSPALTSGWSFLLDLFGGRQSARSLHFIAAFLLVAFFLVHIAMVLLAVPFNEVRSIITGRYRLPKEKDEG; via the coding sequence ATGCTCGACTCAGCCGGCCCGGCGCTGCCTGCTTCGCCGTCCGACGACGCTCCCGTCGCGGAGCCCCGCGGCGGTGATCTGGTCAAGCGCCATCGCCTGTCGACCCGCATCTGGCATTGGGTGAACGCCGTCACCCTGCTCGTCATGCTGATGAGTGGGCTGATGATCTTCAACGCCCATCCACGACTCTACTGGGGGCAATATGGAGCGAACTTCGACAAGGCCTGGTTCGAGATCGGCAGCGCCGGTGAGCGCGGCTTCGCCCGCCTTGGCCCGCTGAAGGTCGAGACGACCGGAGTGCTCGGGGTGTGGAAAGCGCCCAACGGCAGCGTTCAACACCGAGCTTTCCCGCACTGGGCGACCATTCCGTCGAGCTACAGCCTCGCCGACGCCCGCATCTGGCACCTTGCTTTCGCCTGGGTGCTATCGCTCGGCCTTGCCGCTTTCATGATCATCTCGCTGGTGAATCGGCACTTCCAGAAAGATCTCAGGATTCGAGAGGCCGAAATCCGTCCCGCTCACATCTGGCACGACATCACGGAGCATGCCCGACTGCGCTTTCCCACGGGCGCTGCGGCGCTGCGCTACAACATTCTCCAGAAGCTCTCCTACGCCGGCGTCATTTTCGTCTTACTTCCCCTCATCATCTTCACCGGCATGACGATGAGCCCCGCGCTGACCTCCGGCTGGTCCTTCCTCCTCGACCTGTTCGGCGGACGTCAGTCGGCGCGCTCGCTCCATTTTATCGCCGCCTTCCTGCTGGTCGCCTTCTTCCTGGTGCACATCGCCATGGTGCTGCTGGCGGTGCCCTTCAACGAAGTGCGCTCGATCATCACCGGTCGCTACCGCCTGCCCAAAGAGAAGGACGAGGGATGA
- a CDS encoding molybdopterin-dependent oxidoreductase, which produces MSKLLLDRRALVRGLAMTAGGLTLAGCDKLYAQPKFKHLLEGAEGLHYRAQRLLAGRDALAREYAASDMSPIFRVNGNSMPSASAYQAHAAANFADWRLVIDGLVARPLQLSLTQLAQAPQRAQITRHDCVEGWSAIGKWQGVQLGALLRAAGLSSRANYIVFHCADDSGGHPYYESIDLVDAFHPQTILATHMNDQRLAIPHGAPIRLRVERQLGYKQAKYVMRIEARERLDDLFGGKGGFWEDNAGYAWYAGI; this is translated from the coding sequence ATGAGCAAGCTGCTGCTCGATCGCCGCGCGCTGGTCCGCGGCCTGGCCATGACGGCTGGCGGCCTGACGCTCGCCGGATGCGACAAGCTCTACGCCCAACCCAAGTTCAAGCATCTGCTCGAAGGTGCCGAGGGGCTGCACTATCGCGCGCAAAGGCTGCTTGCCGGCCGCGACGCCCTCGCCCGCGAATATGCCGCATCCGACATGTCGCCCATCTTCCGCGTGAACGGCAACAGCATGCCGTCCGCTTCCGCCTACCAGGCCCACGCGGCCGCCAACTTCGCCGATTGGCGGCTGGTGATCGATGGCCTCGTCGCCCGGCCGCTCCAGCTCTCCCTGACCCAGCTCGCCCAGGCTCCGCAGCGGGCGCAGATCACGCGGCATGATTGCGTCGAGGGCTGGAGCGCAATCGGCAAATGGCAGGGCGTGCAGCTCGGCGCGCTGCTCCGTGCCGCGGGTCTTTCCAGCCGCGCCAACTACATCGTCTTCCACTGCGCCGACGACAGCGGCGGGCACCCTTATTACGAGTCGATCGACCTCGTGGACGCCTTCCACCCGCAGACGATCCTCGCCACCCACATGAACGACCAGCGGCTCGCCATCCCGCACGGTGCCCCGATCCGTCTCCGGGTAGAGCGGCAGCTTGGCTACAAGCAGGCGAAGTACGTCATGCGGATCGAAGCTCGCGAGCGGCTCGACGACCTATTCGGCGGCAAGGGAGGCTTCTGGGAAGATAATGCGGGCTATGCCTGGTATGCGGGGATCTGA
- a CDS encoding DUF1223 domain-containing protein produces MRQLTLLLLGLLAACSPGHGTPMTDKTAKDPVQRIAGDPRHPKVIELFQSQGCLSCPPANANLNRIAGRPDVLALSFAVTYWDQLGWKDRFAQPAFTARQWDYARSGGRQQVATPQMIWNGHQAIVGGNPAQVDQMLRDTAPLTGGPAIEASGKMIVVGPGKAAQPATVWLVRYDPRVQQVAISAGENGGRTLPHRNIVTELTDEGRWTGQELRLALTPPADPAWKTAVLLQQGTGGPLIAARKF; encoded by the coding sequence GTGCGCCAGTTGACGCTCCTGCTGCTTGGCCTGCTCGCCGCCTGCTCCCCAGGCCACGGTACGCCCATGACTGACAAGACCGCCAAGGACCCGGTTCAGCGCATTGCTGGCGATCCCCGCCATCCCAAGGTGATCGAGCTGTTCCAGAGCCAGGGCTGCTTATCCTGCCCGCCGGCCAACGCCAACCTCAACCGTATCGCCGGTCGCCCCGACGTGCTCGCGCTGAGCTTCGCGGTGACCTACTGGGACCAGCTTGGCTGGAAGGACCGCTTCGCCCAGCCCGCTTTCACGGCGCGCCAGTGGGACTATGCCCGCAGCGGCGGTCGGCAGCAGGTCGCGACACCGCAGATGATCTGGAACGGCCACCAGGCGATCGTTGGCGGCAATCCAGCGCAGGTTGACCAGATGCTGCGCGACACCGCGCCACTGACTGGCGGACCAGCGATCGAGGCATCCGGGAAGATGATTGTCGTTGGTCCCGGAAAGGCCGCTCAGCCGGCTACCGTCTGGCTGGTCCGCTACGATCCTCGCGTGCAGCAAGTCGCCATTTCCGCTGGAGAGAATGGCGGCCGCACCCTGCCCCACCGCAACATCGTCACCGAGCTGACCGACGAGGGCCGCTGGACCGGCCAGGAGCTCCGGCTGGCCCTGACCCCGCCGGCCGATCCCGCCTGGAAGACCGCTGTGCTGTTGCAGCAGGGAACCGGTGGCCCACTGATCGCCGCTCGCAAGTTCTGA